In one Nostoc sp. KVJ3 genomic region, the following are encoded:
- the tyrA gene encoding bifunctional chorismate mutase/prephenate dehydrogenase: protein MPLKSSYSDRLKKTDHSLIALLSDRISLLASEQPSLDEQLADVAPLLAEAGIPQSVWVGVVKGCHAGLTPKSATNHVIPRQITIIGGRGRMGRLFKEQLSLVGHNVSILEHDNWEYADELLSQAELILVSVPIEYTVDVIKRAAKYLAPTTALCDITSIKTQPIQAMLEYHCGPVMGLHPMFGPNVKSFFGQKVVVCPGRSDDSFQWLLDFLKSQGGELIFSTPEEHDQMMVIIQATQHFYRFSLGVFLAQAKVDIEQSLTMSTPNYRQEIDIVKRLFSQNPNLCVDIMLATEERCNAISFLANTYSRLARLVARKDREALIKEFENTQSFFEGKINSFIQPLNTTVIQRDFKPQNISI, encoded by the coding sequence ATGCCTTTGAAATCCTCTTATTCAGATCGGCTTAAAAAAACTGACCACAGCTTGATCGCCTTACTTAGCGATCGCATATCATTATTAGCATCAGAACAGCCTTCTTTAGATGAACAACTGGCTGATGTCGCTCCCCTACTCGCTGAAGCTGGTATTCCTCAGTCTGTTTGGGTAGGTGTAGTAAAGGGTTGTCATGCCGGTCTTACCCCTAAATCTGCCACAAATCATGTCATTCCCCGACAAATTACCATCATCGGTGGACGCGGTAGGATGGGAAGATTATTTAAAGAGCAGCTTTCGCTAGTAGGTCATAATGTTAGTATTCTCGAACATGATAATTGGGAATATGCAGATGAACTGCTGAGTCAGGCAGAATTAATATTAGTAAGCGTTCCTATTGAATATACAGTTGATGTTATCAAGCGAGCAGCAAAATATCTTGCTCCAACTACAGCCTTGTGTGACATTACAAGTATTAAGACTCAGCCAATTCAGGCAATGCTGGAATACCATTGTGGCCCCGTCATGGGTTTACATCCAATGTTTGGGCCAAATGTCAAATCGTTTTTTGGACAAAAAGTTGTAGTGTGTCCAGGTAGAAGCGATGATTCATTTCAATGGTTATTAGATTTTCTCAAAAGTCAAGGTGGTGAGTTAATCTTTTCTACGCCTGAAGAACACGATCAAATGATGGTGATTATTCAAGCAACACAGCATTTTTATAGATTTAGTCTTGGTGTTTTCTTAGCACAAGCAAAAGTGGATATAGAGCAAAGCTTAACAATGTCAACTCCTAATTATCGTCAAGAAATTGATATTGTGAAACGTTTATTTTCCCAAAATCCTAACTTATGTGTTGATATTATGCTAGCTACAGAAGAGAGATGTAATGCAATTAGCTTTTTAGCTAATACTTACAGCCGTTTGGCTAGACTGGTGGCTAGGAAGGATAGAGAGGCATTAATTAAAGAGTTTGAGAATACTCAAAGTTTTTTTGAAGGGAAAATTAATAGTTTTATCCAGCCTTTAAATACAACGGTTATCCAAAGAGATTTTAAACCACAGAATATTAGTATTTGA
- a CDS encoding glycosyltransferase family 4 protein, translated as MHILIYSYNYHPEPIGIAPLITELAEGLVKRGHQVRVITGMPNYPERQIYDRYRGKLYVTEHKNGVKIQRSYLRIKSKPNLLDRLLLELSFVFTSLPQALKGERPDAILLTVPPLLVCLPATLIGWLYNCPVVLNVQDILPEAAVRIGLIKNKLMIKALEALEKFAYRTAHTISVIADGFVDNLINKGVPANKIVCIPNWVNLNFIRSLPRENNSWRATHQLDDKFVVLYSGNIALTQGLETVIEAATRLRHLKEIVFVIAGESQALERLQKYCLACGADNVLLLPLQPREKLPQMLAAADVGLIVQKHNVISFNMPSKIPLLLASGRPIVGSVPATGTAAKAIRQSGGGVIVEPESADAMAAAVLDLYNQPELAAKLGRKGRKFAVENYSFEQALDRYEELFADAITKRATTLDILPEMSSKESLVDI; from the coding sequence ATGCATATCCTGATTTATTCATACAACTATCATCCAGAACCAATTGGCATTGCACCTTTGATAACTGAACTAGCAGAAGGGCTAGTGAAGCGGGGTCATCAAGTGCGGGTAATTACAGGTATGCCTAACTATCCTGAACGTCAGATTTACGATCGCTATCGGGGTAAGTTATATGTTACTGAACATAAAAATGGTGTCAAAATTCAGCGTAGTTACCTGCGGATTAAGTCTAAACCCAACCTCTTAGACCGGCTACTGCTAGAGTTGAGCTTTGTTTTTACAAGTTTACCGCAAGCTCTCAAAGGTGAGCGACCTGATGCAATTCTCTTAACAGTACCGCCGTTATTAGTTTGTTTACCTGCAACCTTAATCGGTTGGCTATACAACTGTCCAGTAGTATTAAATGTGCAAGATATTCTCCCAGAAGCTGCGGTGCGTATTGGGCTAATTAAAAATAAGTTGATGATTAAAGCTTTGGAAGCTTTAGAAAAATTTGCTTACCGAACTGCACATACTATTAGCGTAATTGCCGATGGATTTGTAGATAATCTCATAAATAAAGGTGTACCTGCTAATAAAATTGTCTGCATTCCCAATTGGGTGAATCTAAATTTTATCCGCTCTTTACCACGGGAAAATAACTCTTGGAGAGCTACCCATCAACTCGATGATAAATTTGTAGTGCTTTATTCTGGTAATATTGCTCTCACACAAGGGTTGGAAACAGTAATAGAAGCAGCAACCCGGTTGCGTCATCTAAAAGAAATTGTCTTTGTCATTGCCGGCGAATCCCAAGCCCTCGAAAGGTTGCAAAAATATTGTCTTGCTTGTGGTGCAGATAACGTTTTGCTTTTACCATTGCAACCGCGAGAAAAACTACCGCAAATGTTAGCAGCCGCAGATGTGGGGTTGATTGTGCAAAAACACAATGTGATTTCTTTCAATATGCCTTCTAAAATACCATTGTTGTTAGCCAGTGGTCGCCCGATTGTGGGTTCAGTTCCCGCCACTGGGACTGCTGCGAAAGCTATCAGACAAAGTGGTGGCGGCGTTATCGTTGAGCCAGAGTCAGCAGATGCAATGGCTGCGGCGGTGCTGGATTTATATAATCAGCCAGAATTAGCAGCAAAATTAGGGCGCAAAGGAAGAAAGTTTGCTGTAGAAAACTATTCCTTTGAGCAAGCATTAGATCGGTATGAAGAGTTATTTGCTGATGCGATCACCAAAAGAGCAACAACTTTGGATATCTTACCAGAAATGAGTTCTAAGGAATCACTTGTTGATATTTGA
- the scyF gene encoding scytonemin biosynthesis PEP-CTERM protein ScyF (ScyF is a conserved protein in biosynthesis systems for the scytonemin, a Trp-derived cyanobacterial natural sunscreen, although it is not absolutely required.) — MGLVKNLSLAILGAGFTVLATSVQAKSLTLSYDSSIGSPGFGPGQLFVPQGITVDNSGNILVSNGRGLNPDGTFNPNVGNKVEVFSPQGNYIGAIGEGGKGPGQFDEPSALEIDPQTGNLYVGDVYNNRINVFDPQGKFINSFGQFGGLIPGRAFFGPSGVTFDKAGNVYIGDFSGDKINKYTKDGKLISTIGTSGTQPGQFQGPAGVRISPVSGNFYVSDQFNNRIQVLDPQGKPLFTFGKQGTGDGEFNQPIGLEVDEFDNIYVADSINSRIQVFDKNGKFLAKYGQPALNASGQIVPPPGLTDPPFGTTLDLTPGRFNWTGGTSYKDGKLYVGDFFQGRVEVLNVEGRTQVPESSSILGLALLGLGASTVTLRKRGQQKPVFSLEKELQKQC, encoded by the coding sequence ATGGGATTAGTCAAAAATTTGTCACTTGCTATTCTCGGTGCAGGATTCACCGTATTAGCAACATCTGTGCAAGCCAAGTCTCTAACATTAAGCTACGACAGTAGTATTGGTAGCCCCGGCTTTGGCCCTGGTCAACTCTTTGTTCCCCAAGGCATAACGGTAGATAACTCCGGGAACATTCTCGTAAGTAACGGTCGCGGTCTTAACCCAGATGGTACTTTTAACCCAAACGTGGGTAATAAAGTTGAAGTATTTAGCCCTCAAGGTAATTATATTGGAGCGATCGGTGAAGGTGGTAAAGGGCCTGGACAATTTGACGAACCATCAGCCCTAGAAATCGATCCGCAGACTGGGAATTTGTATGTCGGAGATGTATACAACAACCGCATTAATGTCTTCGATCCCCAGGGTAAATTTATTAACTCATTTGGTCAGTTTGGTGGTCTAATACCCGGTAGAGCTTTCTTTGGGCCATCTGGGGTAACATTTGACAAAGCTGGCAATGTCTACATAGGTGATTTTAGCGGTGACAAAATCAATAAATACACCAAAGACGGCAAACTAATTAGCACTATTGGCACATCTGGAACTCAACCTGGGCAATTTCAAGGCCCAGCAGGTGTAAGGATTTCTCCAGTTAGTGGAAATTTTTATGTTAGCGATCAATTTAACAACCGCATTCAAGTACTCGATCCTCAAGGTAAACCTCTGTTCACATTTGGTAAACAAGGCACTGGAGATGGAGAGTTTAATCAGCCAATCGGTTTAGAAGTAGACGAGTTTGACAATATTTATGTAGCTGATTCTATTAACAGCCGCATCCAAGTATTCGATAAAAACGGTAAATTCCTAGCTAAATATGGCCAACCTGCCCTAAATGCATCTGGCCAAATTGTACCGCCTCCTGGATTAACTGACCCTCCTTTTGGTACTACCCTCGACCTCACACCAGGCAGATTTAACTGGACGGGTGGCACAAGCTACAAAGATGGCAAACTCTATGTAGGGGATTTCTTTCAAGGTCGCGTTGAAGTGTTGAATGTAGAAGGTAGAACGCAAGTGCCTGAATCTAGTTCAATATTGGGTTTAGCATTACTTGGACTTGGTGCTAGTACTGTCACATTGCGGAAACGTGGCCAACAAAAACCAGTTTTCAGTTTAGAAAAAGAACTCCAAAAACAGTGCTAA
- a CDS encoding ScyD/ScyE family protein, with product MKLKSFALTSLTFCFAAICGTPNVQAATLTKIVDGISNARGISFGPDGSLYVAEPGIGGNGNCQPSPSTLFQPICAGNTSSLVKVSPDGTTQRILNNFESLAEQPTGNQGAGIEDIQFDSQGNAYLLTGFAGYPGNRDLATLNLGSQYPLPEKQLATFPPSTPDKVLNTPLLGQLYKVDLKTGALNSIFDFAKYEITKNPDKGDVVTNPYDLTINGDTAYVVDGGGNTAYKIKLDGSESQVIAIPKTIISDSDLPPGLQLPPGLLDELPGGKIAIQAVPTGGAIGPDGALYVGEYTGFPYPAGKSKIFRIGKDDKPEVFLDGFTHITDLTFDDKGNLLVLQFSDKSQLGGDITNLPGSLIEVAPDGTRTTLVADGQGLDSADGIDIGPDGKIYITNRGVGPGLGEVLRVDTKVVPEPSSTIGLIVAGVIGATSILKRKRSKELAKAN from the coding sequence ATGAAACTCAAATCATTTGCCCTTACATCTCTGACATTTTGTTTTGCTGCTATTTGTGGAACACCAAATGTACAAGCTGCAACCCTAACAAAAATTGTCGATGGTATCAGCAATGCACGGGGCATTAGCTTTGGCCCTGATGGGAGTCTTTATGTAGCCGAGCCAGGTATCGGCGGAAACGGAAATTGTCAACCATCTCCTAGTACGCTGTTTCAGCCTATATGTGCTGGTAATACTAGTTCACTGGTCAAGGTTTCACCAGATGGTACCACACAGCGTATACTTAATAACTTTGAGTCTCTAGCAGAACAACCCACTGGCAACCAAGGCGCTGGTATTGAAGACATACAATTCGATTCTCAAGGGAATGCTTATCTTCTGACTGGCTTTGCTGGTTATCCAGGAAACCGCGATCTAGCAACACTTAACCTTGGTTCTCAATATCCTCTTCCAGAAAAGCAACTTGCTACTTTCCCGCCATCAACACCCGATAAAGTTTTGAATACACCGCTTTTAGGACAACTGTACAAAGTTGACTTGAAGACGGGAGCTTTAAACAGTATTTTTGACTTTGCCAAGTATGAAATCACTAAAAATCCCGACAAGGGTGATGTAGTAACCAATCCCTATGACTTAACTATTAATGGTGATACTGCTTATGTCGTTGACGGTGGTGGGAACACAGCTTATAAAATTAAACTTGATGGAAGTGAGTCCCAGGTGATTGCAATTCCTAAAACCATCATTAGTGACTCAGACTTGCCACCAGGATTACAACTACCTCCTGGGCTATTAGATGAGCTTCCAGGAGGAAAAATAGCAATTCAAGCAGTACCCACAGGTGGCGCAATTGGCCCCGATGGAGCTTTATACGTTGGCGAATATACGGGTTTTCCTTATCCAGCAGGTAAGTCGAAGATTTTCCGCATCGGTAAGGATGACAAGCCAGAAGTTTTTCTCGATGGATTTACACACATCACAGACCTAACCTTTGATGACAAAGGCAATTTGCTGGTTTTACAATTCAGCGACAAATCCCAATTAGGGGGTGACATCACAAATCTACCCGGTTCTCTGATCGAAGTTGCTCCTGACGGCACTCGTACAACACTTGTTGCAGACGGTCAAGGATTAGATTCGGCTGATGGAATTGATATTGGCCCTGACGGCAAGATTTATATTACCAATCGCGGTGTCGGCCCAGGACTAGGGGAAGTTCTTCGAGTGGATACCAAAGTAGTTCCCGAACCTAGTTCTACAATAGGTCTGATAGTTGCTGGTGTCATAGGTGCAACTTCAATACTGAAGCGCAAACGCAGCAAAGAATTAGCCAAAGCAAATTGA
- a CDS encoding ScyD/ScyE family protein gives MKLNPLTLTILTFCVAAFSGMKAASATSFSVIADGLYNAGGLSFGPDGNLYVTEAGIGGSGACVPPTSGQGDSLCYGTSGAVTKIENGKTERILTGLPSLALPDGTGATGPRDIQFDATGKPYVLIGYGANPAFRDRNLGYTDLGKIIAPDFNTNSWKPVADLANYELANNPDGGDVDSNPLGFAIDGNKLVAVDAGANDLLSVNTDGSNLQAVTTFPQDVLTNPIFPPSGTPSNEPAQVPSQGEEVGSQFPIQPVPSSVTKGPDGAYYISQFTGFPFPEGGAKIYRIGADGKPTIYADGFTQLTNLKFDAEGNLYALQYANESAWKGNLDGSVIKIAADGTRTTLLSGNGLESPSALAIGSDGAIYVTNRGDRPGEGQVLRIENTKSIPEPDSVFGVLAIGALGVAWLHKKIGLTHG, from the coding sequence ATGAAACTAAACCCACTTACCCTTACCATCCTTACCTTTTGTGTTGCCGCCTTTTCTGGAATGAAAGCTGCATCAGCCACATCCTTTTCAGTCATCGCCGACGGTCTATATAATGCCGGCGGACTGAGCTTTGGCCCTGATGGTAATCTCTATGTTACAGAGGCGGGAATAGGGGGAAGTGGAGCTTGCGTTCCACCTACAAGTGGTCAAGGTGATTCCTTATGCTACGGCACAAGTGGGGCAGTTACCAAAATTGAAAATGGTAAAACCGAACGCATACTTACAGGACTTCCTTCCTTAGCGTTACCAGATGGGACTGGAGCCACTGGCCCTCGTGATATCCAATTTGATGCTACAGGTAAGCCTTACGTTCTAATTGGGTATGGGGCAAATCCAGCCTTCCGCGATCGCAATTTAGGTTACACTGACCTCGGTAAAATCATCGCTCCCGATTTTAATACCAACTCCTGGAAGCCTGTTGCCGATTTAGCTAACTATGAACTTGCCAATAATCCTGATGGTGGTGATGTTGATAGCAATCCCTTGGGTTTTGCAATCGATGGCAATAAGTTAGTCGCTGTTGATGCAGGTGCAAACGATTTACTCAGCGTTAATACTGATGGTAGTAATTTGCAAGCTGTTACTACATTCCCTCAAGATGTATTAACTAATCCCATCTTCCCACCCTCTGGGACTCCATCAAATGAACCGGCACAAGTGCCATCTCAAGGCGAAGAAGTGGGATCGCAGTTTCCCATTCAACCAGTACCCTCAAGTGTCACCAAAGGGCCAGATGGTGCTTATTATATCAGCCAATTTACTGGTTTTCCCTTCCCGGAAGGTGGGGCAAAAATCTATCGAATTGGTGCTGACGGTAAGCCAACAATCTATGCCGATGGGTTTACCCAACTGACAAACTTGAAATTTGATGCTGAGGGCAATTTATATGCTTTGCAGTACGCCAATGAGTCAGCCTGGAAGGGCAATCTTGACGGTTCTGTAATCAAAATAGCGGCTGATGGGACACGCACAACTCTTCTGAGTGGCAATGGATTAGAGTCGCCTAGCGCCCTGGCTATTGGTTCCGATGGTGCGATATACGTCACCAACCGAGGCGATCGCCCAGGCGAAGGACAGGTTCTCAGAATTGAGAATACCAAATCTATCCCTGAACCTGATTCTGTTTTTGGCGTATTAGCGATCGGTGCTTTGGGCGTTGCTTGGTTGCACAAAAAGATAGGACTTACGCACGGGTAA
- the scyC gene encoding scytonemin biosynthesis cyclase/decarboxylase ScyC (ScyC, an enzyme in the biosynthesis pathway for the cyanobacterial natural sunscreen scytonemin, performs a cyclization and decarboxylation on the compound ScyA produces.), producing the protein MEKNTFATSAYIATSPESAFEYLCSLKNLDEWTLYSRMKEQIDEDTWLGTASGYHKNLYYHVKKLENPLFYGIEWHCGLEYQKYFQVYPVLLFPTDYIEPGTDEKGVYFHWLSFVDPKRQTQMIMQGIHTVHTSECRSLKGNLERKAGLTAAAKGSHFIDTDTIYVDAPIEIGIEYLKDLKNVDEWAHLLRQNGEITSESGEFKDEYDQKVKVSVRVHSLSKYYLLEQEHFYPDYEYYQRSVALLIPTAYAFADPEASGFILHRITFWKTDRTVTHGKLQIEDFGAESMNIKRLLEAKAGNLKSFDRGMSYLPKVQESLVTN; encoded by the coding sequence GTGGAAAAAAATACTTTTGCAACATCAGCTTATATTGCTACTTCACCAGAGAGCGCTTTTGAGTACCTTTGTAGTTTAAAGAACTTAGACGAATGGACACTTTATAGCCGGATGAAAGAGCAAATTGATGAAGATACTTGGCTCGGAACTGCATCTGGTTATCACAAAAATCTCTATTATCACGTTAAAAAACTAGAAAATCCGCTTTTCTACGGCATTGAGTGGCACTGTGGATTAGAGTATCAGAAATATTTTCAGGTTTACCCTGTCTTACTATTTCCCACGGATTACATCGAGCCGGGAACAGATGAAAAAGGTGTGTATTTTCATTGGTTAAGTTTTGTCGATCCCAAACGGCAAACTCAGATGATTATGCAGGGAATTCATACAGTCCACACATCTGAATGTCGTTCTCTTAAAGGTAATTTGGAACGGAAAGCTGGTCTGACCGCAGCAGCGAAAGGAAGCCACTTTATCGATACAGATACTATTTATGTTGATGCCCCAATTGAAATCGGCATTGAATACTTAAAAGATTTAAAAAACGTAGATGAGTGGGCGCATTTGCTACGTCAAAATGGTGAAATTACTTCTGAATCAGGTGAATTCAAAGACGAATATGACCAAAAGGTAAAAGTTTCTGTGCGAGTTCATAGTTTGAGTAAATACTACTTACTTGAGCAAGAACACTTTTATCCAGACTACGAATATTATCAGCGTTCTGTAGCCTTACTTATCCCAACTGCTTATGCTTTTGCTGACCCCGAAGCTTCTGGTTTCATTCTGCATCGAATAACATTTTGGAAAACAGATAGAACTGTCACCCACGGCAAACTTCAAATTGAAGACTTTGGCGCTGAAAGCATGAACATCAAACGTTTGCTCGAAGCCAAAGCTGGCAACCTCAAATCATTCGACCGGGGAATGAGCTATCTACCAAAAGTTCAAGAATCCCTAGTTACCAACTAA
- the scyA gene encoding scytonemin biosynthesis protein ScyA (ScyA, a thiamin diphosphate-dependent enzyme, performs an acyloin condensation during scytonemin biosythesis. It joins a molecule of indole-3-pyruvate to one of para-hydroxyphenylpyruvic acid.) translates to MSQNYTGSNSPLITTEPYKELPANRYVESSHQVDESEKNGRIQPFLNDEIAPTLSVADAIAQMLVNLGVDYAFGVAGGAMASLWGALSNSSIEVLNFRHEAGAAFAATEAYFANNRPTVVFTTAGPGITNALTGLFAARGEGAKVILLSACTSAPQRGRWAIQETSTYTLPSGGIFTSGALFNYAITIESAAQLPQIFRKLALALAQPGGFVAHLSIPTAVQTSLVEDVALPQLDISPFPMTASKEAIAKSVELLSSGPFAIWVGFGARDAAAEIRQLAEKTGAAVMCSPRGKGIFPEDHPQFVGVTGLGGHASVLTYMEEQPPLRTLVLGTRLGEPTSFWSSALVPKGGFVHVDIDPEVPGVAYPHVETFGVRSDIKAFVEELLQQLPDAPHSTTLSLPRPERKAIEPAPDVDYPVRPEVLMAAIQKIIVEGSNAVVMAECGNSFTWSTHLLQFTEANRYRVSTGVGAMGHAVTGVLGAALANNSKAVGIVGDGAMLMNNEISTAVKYKIPAIWIVLNDARYNMCHQGMKILGLKGADATLPPTNFAMIARGMGAEAIVVVRESDIEAALEQAIASSVPFLIDVVIDADRPAPSGGRNKSLAAQGVKSSPAKSAAKQVSFPMV, encoded by the coding sequence ATGAGTCAAAACTATACTGGTTCAAACTCTCCTCTCATCACCACTGAGCCATACAAAGAATTGCCAGCAAACAGATATGTAGAGTCTTCTCATCAGGTTGATGAATCGGAGAAGAACGGGAGAATTCAGCCTTTTTTAAACGATGAAATAGCGCCAACACTTTCAGTTGCCGATGCGATCGCTCAAATGTTGGTAAATTTGGGAGTAGATTACGCTTTTGGTGTTGCTGGTGGTGCAATGGCCAGCCTTTGGGGGGCGCTATCAAATAGCAGCATAGAAGTGTTGAACTTTCGTCATGAAGCCGGAGCAGCTTTTGCAGCCACCGAAGCATACTTTGCCAATAACCGCCCCACTGTAGTTTTTACCACCGCCGGGCCGGGGATCACCAACGCACTGACCGGGTTATTTGCGGCTCGTGGTGAAGGTGCAAAGGTAATTTTGTTATCAGCTTGCACCTCAGCACCGCAACGTGGACGTTGGGCTATTCAAGAAACCAGCACTTATACATTGCCCAGTGGGGGAATTTTTACATCAGGAGCGTTATTTAACTATGCAATAACTATTGAATCTGCGGCTCAACTCCCGCAGATTTTTCGTAAATTGGCTTTAGCTTTGGCGCAACCAGGTGGATTTGTTGCTCACTTAAGCATTCCTACGGCTGTGCAGACAAGTTTAGTCGAGGATGTAGCCTTACCCCAACTAGATATTTCTCCCTTTCCAATGACTGCTTCCAAAGAAGCGATCGCTAAATCTGTAGAGTTATTATCATCTGGCCCCTTTGCTATCTGGGTTGGTTTCGGTGCGCGTGATGCAGCAGCCGAAATCCGGCAACTTGCAGAGAAAACGGGAGCAGCAGTTATGTGTTCACCCCGTGGAAAAGGCATCTTTCCCGAAGATCATCCCCAATTTGTGGGTGTTACAGGTTTAGGTGGTCATGCTTCCGTCTTAACTTATATGGAAGAACAACCTCCACTACGCACACTCGTATTAGGAACCCGCCTTGGCGAACCGACTTCTTTTTGGAGTTCGGCACTTGTTCCCAAAGGGGGTTTTGTCCATGTAGATATTGACCCAGAAGTACCGGGTGTAGCCTATCCACACGTTGAAACGTTTGGGGTTCGGTCTGATATCAAAGCTTTTGTGGAAGAGTTATTGCAGCAATTGCCAGATGCTCCTCATTCCACAACTTTGTCACTACCTCGTCCCGAACGTAAAGCAATTGAACCTGCACCAGATGTAGATTATCCAGTGCGGCCAGAAGTATTGATGGCAGCAATTCAAAAGATCATTGTTGAAGGTAGTAATGCAGTAGTAATGGCTGAGTGTGGTAACTCATTTACTTGGTCAACTCATTTACTCCAATTTACCGAAGCCAATCGCTACCGAGTCAGCACTGGAGTTGGCGCAATGGGTCATGCTGTCACAGGAGTGTTGGGTGCAGCGCTAGCTAATAATAGCAAGGCTGTGGGAATTGTAGGCGATGGGGCGATGCTGATGAATAACGAAATCAGCACAGCCGTGAAATATAAAATTCCGGCGATTTGGATTGTCCTCAACGATGCACGTTATAACATGTGTCATCAAGGGATGAAAATCTTGGGATTAAAGGGCGCAGATGCAACACTTCCACCGACAAACTTCGCCATGATTGCTCGTGGAATGGGAGCAGAAGCGATCGTGGTTGTTAGAGAGTCGGATATTGAAGCAGCATTAGAACAAGCGATCGCATCAAGCGTTCCTTTTCTCATTGATGTCGTGATTGATGCCGATCGCCCAGCACCTTCTGGTGGACGGAATAAGAGTTTAGCAGCACAAGGAGTTAAATCAAGCCCGGCTAAAAGTGCAGCCAAGCAAGTTTCGTTTCCAATGGTTTGA